The following DNA comes from Triticum aestivum cultivar Chinese Spring chromosome 3D, IWGSC CS RefSeq v2.1, whole genome shotgun sequence.
AATGTATCCAGCGTGTATGTACTcgatttttttcagtttttttgtgaACTTTTGATATGTGTTTTTGGCCTTTGATACACCGGTTGTACAAAAATTCTAGGCGGATAGGATACTCTCCAAGAGCTGGTCATGGCAGAGAATGTATTCTGTGCACCAAGAGCTCTTGTACAGCCGATGCATCAGAACATAAAAGTCAATACTAAAAGTTCTAAGAAACAATTCAGTTAGAAGTTCAACTCAAGGCTTGAGAAACATAAATGACAAATTTGGTTGTGGTAGTGTTAATTGCACAGTTCATAGCCCAATTTGATTAAACTACCATCTGTAGCATGATTGGGCTTTTTTTTTGTTTCTCACGTTGTGAGTTGAATTTGTAACTGAAATATTTTAACATTATAGATGAACATTATGTCTATATGATCATTTTCCGAAACTTTTATTATATAGATCTATACTGTAGGGTGCACCAGTTGCACAAGAACTACTGTGCACAGGATACTCCCTCGGCCATGACAAGTTGGCAACTGAGAACATATCCTCCTGTGCACCCATGGTTTCTATGCAACCTGTGCACCCAATTAGAAAAACACATTACAGGTTTCCAAAAAATTTGAAAATAGTTTAGCATAAAGAGACAACATAGGTATGATTAGATATGTAATAATAACTAGCTGATGGTTTCCATAATTTGTTTGCTTTTAACAGCTAAAACACTTCCAGTAGGACTAAATTGTTTTGGGTAAACCTCCTTCATTTTCTGAAAGAACTATAGAGATTTCGAGATTTATGCTAAAATTTACCTTCCAACTCTATATCGTAAAATTAGTCTTACCATGATTCACTAGTTACAGGGTAACTATACTAGTTGCCTGAAATCATACAGACCAAATAGCCAAAAGCTTTATGTTGAACTTTCCACTCACTCTGCCTCCAACTATGGCATGGCAGTCTTCTACATTTGGGGCTAGATAAGTTATTAACTTTGTGTAGCATATATATAGTCCATGGCCCATAACATGCTTATGAATCGGCTAAGTCAATGTCAATGTCACCGAAGTACGCACTTACAGATCTATAATCCATTCTTATAGCGGCGTGTACATTCACATTATCAGATATGCGCCAGTAGATTGAGACAGGCAGAGGAGAGATCATGAGAGAAATGACGCGGAGACGTGCAACTTTTAGCATTCAACGAGAACGTCTCGGCATCATATCATCGTATAGAGTTGAAACATGAGGCGTTCTAAATGGTAATGCAACTTTTCTTAAGACTGACAGCATTCTCCCAAGAGGAAAATACTGTATGAAGCATCCTCAAGTTACATTAACAAGTACTTAAAATAAGATTTGAACTCGCAGAGGTTAAGATAACATTTTTTTTTTACACCTCCACCAATCTTCCTGCTTCTTCATGGCTTCTTTTCAGAGTCCTTGGCCTGCTCCTCCTCCGCCCTCAGCACCTCCGCGGCAGCAAGCATCATGTCCACAAGAGGTGTCATGAATGATGCTGGGGAGGGGAATGCACTGTTTTCATCAGAACCTTGTGTCGAATTGCTGGGTACAGGGTTCTTGGGGTCAGTGGTTGTGGCCATTGCCGGCTGCACAACAGTCCCTTTTCGTGCAGTCCACTTTGGTTTCCGCCTTCTACTGTCCAACCAACGTTTCACCTCCTTGGAGACATGTTTAGGAGCAGATGGGCAGGCCCTTACCCTGGTGCTGCCACCAGCAACATGATGCTTGAGGCTGGTGACGCCGCCGCTGCGCCCAACCATGGGGCAGTACTTGCACTTCCAGTTTCTGTTTCCGTCGATGATGATACCATGCTGCCATCCCTTACGATCCCTGATTTTCAGGGAACCTTGTGCGCTCTGCCAAATTTAGGAGTGTTAGATAGTTGTACAGATCAGATCAGGTTCCAttcggaaaaaaaaaagatcaGATCAGGTTCTCTCTGCTGCAATCTAAAAAAGACTGCCATGCCAGAGTTGGAGCACACGAGATTTTTGTCTATTGGTTTTGTGAGTTGTTTTGCCCCATAATGTCAACTAGTTCAGGGATTGGATGAAAATTCAGGGCAAGCCCTTTTTTCAGTCCACGGAGTTGACTGATAAAATCTATCAGAAATCCATAAGATCTGGAGTTCTTCGAGACAAAAAAAAAATTTAAGGCAGAAATTACCCAGAACAAGAAACCATCTCAAGAAACATCACAGAAAAAATAGCCCTAGAATCCGCTAGCACAGAATTGCAACGCAGAAGATAAATCGCATACGGCCTTTCTACCAACAGAATCGATCCTACAAGCGAGAATTCGACAGGATCATACCGGCTGCTCCGGGGTGGTCTCTGGAGCCGGCCGCCGGGGCCTCTTGCAGGGCCGTACTGAATCTGAATCGTCGGACAGCGAGTCCGAGCAGCGCAtcttctccttccccttgttgttCTGTTtgtcagccatctacaaaagtttcGACCCAGAAACGAGGATCCTGCATCAAATCCAACCGAAATTGTCACTACTACACCACTATCCACTACCCAACGAAAGATAATGAGAAGAAAATTTGCAACCTGAACAGAAAGCGTCGGAGAGGAGGGCTGACGGTAGATGATCCGGCAATGCCTGGTGACAAACTTGGCGCCTAGCATCTCCTTTTAAAGTCCCAGGAGTATTGCCTTTCTATTCTTGACTATGAATTCATCACCGGGCGCCAGATGTGTTTTCTTCTAAATCTGTTCGCGCGCCTGTGTTTCTTTCTACGTACAGATTAGCAGTCCTGTAACTTGTGGTAAGCTTTAATTTCCTGCCTGGAATTATCAACGGCTACTTTCTACAGAGCACCCGGATCCGTGACGTGGACAAGTTATCTTTTCAAGGTGCATGTAATGTATCCATTCGTTGGTGGTTCTACGCTCTCCCTCCGTATCAAGTGCTTTACAGTGGTATTTTCGTAAACAAATTTGGGAAGGCAGTAAAGTTTTTCCTTCCATCGTTTCGTACCAACAAATTAGAGTTGGAGGCATCCCATCTCAAGCTGTCTCTTTGGTTAAAAAGTTCGGGTGTTAATTGATATGGACAAAAATTTGCTTGGCTGGACGTGACAGATTGACTGTTAACAGATTGGCCTGAACCAACAAAATTACTGGAAAAAGCATGGAGATGTTGCAGCACACCTTCTTGTTTGCAATTTTTTGAGTCAACCTGATTTACAAGTGAAGCTACAAGAAAGATACAAGCGAGAGCTACGAATACATTCACAGTACTGTGGACTTCTGACCGTTCTTCCTCAAGTAATTATCTCTGTGCCCATGcaaaaccaaaacaaaaaaaagCATCTTTGTGAACTGCTTGACGTTGCAAATGGTTgttaacatgtactccctccgtccgagaaAGTTTGTCCCAAGTttatccctcaaatggatgtatctggcataagcgatGCCAACACATAGTGACATGCTATATTCTTATCTTAAGTGACAACGTTTTATGGCAGTCTGGCAATTCATTCCATGTAACAATTAGCGCACATCCACCTGTTGTAACTGTCTCCCTTCGTAAAAATCACAGCCGCGCTCCAGTTCCATAGGCCACAACTTGGCATCCAAAGCAATATGGGGAAGGAAGAAGCGACGACGGAACGGCTAGGATTTCGACCGCCACCGCCTAAGGGCATCACTGTAGTCGCCTTCGGCTGTGCATGGTTCGTCGACAACCGCCGACCATCTCTCATCCCCTTTTCTCCCCATCTCCAACCTCTATGCCTAGGCGCAACGAGCGAGCACCTGCAGCAACATCGAGCTCCTAGATGCATGGACATGGTGAAGAATGTGCTGAACATGCCACGGAATGGTTCCTTCCATAATCTAGCATTTGATTTTTGTGGCGAAAAATTATTCAAGAAGTTGGACGCCTATTAGATGTTTGTGTAATGCATGTTAACAACGCTTACAAGCTTAACGAACTTCAAATGAGGCGAGCCGAGAAGGCTTTTGCTTGTTATAAGCTAAATGAGCCGGGTAGCTTGTTAATCCACCCCTAGACGCCACCTATGGGTCGAGTAGTGAGCGACCGGGAGGGTCATCCCTCGCCCCTCCACGCCATCTCCTCCACAATTTGGTATTTCCATAATGATAGAATTTTCATTTAAGTATATTTCGCCTATTGTATTGTTCACTAATGAACTTCTTCACATTTCCAGGATTAATCTCAACATCCAATTATCGGATAACTTGAACACAACTTAGTTCAGCAGTTGTAAGTCCAGCCAATGGTTACatggatatgaacatatatagTCCAAGATGGATGTGGACTAAAATAATACAAAATGCATTTTCCCCTTGTTCTATATTTCAAAATCTAACAGCTTTTCCTGCCCATATAAGGATTGAATTTCAAATTAGGTTGGGATTTTACAATACACTAAGATTTTGACCCAAAAATCCGTATTTAGTTTAGCAGGAGTAATAAGCTACTAGATCGATTAACAAACATAAAAGAGAATTCGGTTCTTGTTTGAAAGCAAGTGGACGAACCCATTTGATTGCTATATCATGGAACCTGGAGCAAACCAGTGCCTCTTTGCTCCCCAGTTTGCCCATGTTTATGGGGCTGGAAATCAAATCTGTGCGCTGTTCCCTGGGGGTTGTCTCGGACTGGcttcgaaatacacaagggcaattCTACCACATTCCCAATCTGAATTTACATCTCAACGGTAACAGATAAAACTCATGCTTTACAAGTTACGACCGATATAAAGGGGGTCGAACCGAACTCTGTTAACCGGGAGAGATTACAAAATGGCATGCTCTCTCTACAGGGATATTTTCTCACACCACCCCCCAAAAGTTTACGAGCAGAAATAAAGTTATCTGATGTCACAGCGAAATAATCAGCTTGGTTGTTGGTCATAGAAAGGGAGACCAAGCACGGTGGGCATGGTAACAATGTTGGCTTGTGTATCGACAACATCAGGATCcgacttccttttcttcttcttcatgtcaCCAGCATTTTTGCTGCTCTCATCAGCTATTGCACTTGAGCTCGTTTCGCGAACCCTTTCAAGACTTTTCGGGACCTGGTTCTGTCCATAGTCAGTCACAGGGTATGTTGTAACGGGGTTGGACATGGATGGATGTGCCACTTGCATGGCCGCTGTGCTTTGTGTTACAACAGGGTAGCTATCTGGCAGTTTCGCTGCCGCAGCCAGCCTTTTCCGCTTCAGTCTCTCCTCATTCAGAACCTGGTTTAATTGAAAATAACAGCAAAACTAGTAAGCTTCATCTTGTGCAGTTTACTCTACTTTGAAGAGTAGATACAAGGCTACATTACGCAAACGAGTTCTCCAGCAAAATAGCAACTGATAATTGCAATACGACAATTCGTAAGACAACAGGTTTCACACTATCATGGGATGTTTTCAAGTTTCAACCCATATGTGCTCATCATTATGCTGCAtctgatttactccctccgtcccataatataagagcgttttttacactagtgtagtgtcaaaaacgctctcttatattatgggatggagggagtagcttttaaCTCTAACCATGAATATTTAGAGTAAATACGGAAAAAGGACATGTACAATGATGACCTTCTGTTGGTTGTGTAATGTTCCCTTTCGCTCCTTTGATctagatatggcatctttgattcCAAATTTATCCATGTAACCTTGTGGCCATAATTCTGCAAGCTGGTCCCAAGAAAATAGTATCATATAAGCATACTAAAGATAAATGCAGATGCTCATGAGATAAATTGGGCACCCATAACAAAGCTCCTTGAAAAGCAGAGCCTCACTCTGTTACTCAAAACCTATATTGAAAACCCCTTGGCAAATCACAGACCACAATCCACATAAATATTGACAGAGTATACAGCTGAAAACTGCCTATTGTAAAAGCATTTACAGGCATTCTTTGACAATTTTGGAATAATATAAGACCAATGATACCTCATGATGCAAACTGAAATAACAAGCAGAATGGACACTACACATTTACCTAAGTTATACTATTTCTTTTGGCTGACAAATTTATTTGCTACACCAAATATAACAGCAATTTGGCCTTGCTCTTCCCAAATGAAAGCACTACAAGAAAACTCACAAATGCTGACGAGCAGTGACAATTTTCTCAACTGAAGAAACTGAGGGGAGGCCCCAACAGCATTTTTTATTTAGAGGAAATAATATTTATACAAGAGAGGGGTGACAAAATTTTCTGAACAAGTTTTGAGTGATGGTGAAAAACTGAGGGCCGAGACTAAAATCTCTACATAGTACAtacaaaatgaagaaaaaaattaaaggTTCAGGAGCTCAGGGCTAATAATACCTCAACATATAGTTTCCTGCTTTGAGGACCCTTGTCTTCATCCATACCCTGACAAGCACGCAAGGAGACATTTGTCAACTAAACTAAACTACGAGGAATGAAGCTAGAATCTCAGGATGTAAATGGACAGCTCGCTGGACATTGTGGGACTTGCCCGCTCTGACCACCACTTCTTATGTGGGACTATGTCATcgtccaattaatttttttgtgGCGTATGTGGTGTCCATTGTGGTGTCCACATAGTACTCccgccgtcccataatataagaacgtttttgacactacactagtgtccaaaacattcttatattatgggacggagggagtaccacataTTTACAAAGCAAACTGACACTGATATAGGAGTACTACAGTACCGTGCCACTAGTACAGGCCTAACTAGTACCCCTCCGATCATTCAGTACAGAGCAAAGATAGTACAGGAAATTGGCAACTCTAAATCTCTAGATTCAACATTTATCTACAACTTAGATTATCATAGCTACAAAGGAGATGATTCTGGCTATCAAAGATGTAATGGAGAGTGGCGAATCTGCATCAATGAGGTGTCTGAAGTCTGAACCTTTCATCTACTACCTAGAAGGGAATGGCATGCGATGAGGTGTCTGAAGTCTGAACCTTTCATCTACTACCTAGAAGGGAATGGCATGCGATGAGGTGTCTGAAGTCTGAACCTTTCATCTACTACCTAGAAGGGAATGGCATGCAATGAGGTGTCTGAAGTCTGAACCTTGCTCCATATCATTCAGTTCTCAAGTTGCTGCAACCTGAATCTGCATCAATCCTCACCGCCTACTACTACGGCATCCACCGATCCCATATCCCATAGGCCGCGAAGGCCTCATCCGCCGTCCCCAGCTGTGCCTGCCGTCAAAGCCGacgtcgccaccgccggagctgAAGACAGTATCGGCAGGATTGCAGAgatagtaccccccccccccccccccccaaatgtcACGGCGGCGACATGGAAGGAAGGGATGGAATGGGGAAGCAGCAGTGACGGCGCCT
Coding sequences within:
- the LOC123080130 gene encoding uncharacterized protein yields the protein MADKQNNKGKEKMRCSDSLSDDSDSVRPCKRPRRPAPETTPEQPSAQGSLKIRDRKGWQHGIIIDGNRNWKCKYCPMVGRSGGVTSLKHHVAGGSTRVRACPSAPKHVSKEVKRWLDSRRRKPKWTARKGTVVQPAMATTTDPKNPVPSNSTQGSDENSAFPSPASFMTPLVDMMLAAAEVLRAEEEQAKDSEKKP